A single Phycisphaerales bacterium DNA region contains:
- a CDS encoding SDR family oxidoreductase: MPTYLITGASRGIGAELVRQLAARNDTVLAGVRRPGALPRHPNIRELQLDVADPASVAALPAALANQPIDVLINNAGVTSDVKSVADLTYEELERVFRINAVAPMIVTRALLPNLRAGRARKIINISSIMGSLTDAASKPDAKSYAYRASKSCLNMLTICLANELRKDGFACAALHPGWVQTDMGGQGAHLSPEESVRGLLRVIDSLTVAHTGAYLDHTGRRMDW; this comes from the coding sequence ATGCCCACCTACCTCATCACCGGAGCCTCCCGCGGCATCGGCGCCGAGCTCGTCCGCCAGCTCGCCGCCCGCAACGACACCGTCCTCGCCGGCGTCCGCCGCCCCGGCGCCCTCCCGCGCCACCCCAACATCCGCGAGCTCCAGCTCGACGTCGCCGACCCCGCGTCCGTCGCCGCCCTCCCCGCCGCCCTCGCCAACCAGCCCATCGACGTCCTCATCAACAACGCCGGCGTCACCAGCGATGTCAAGAGCGTCGCCGACCTCACCTATGAAGAGCTCGAGCGCGTCTTCCGCATCAACGCCGTCGCCCCCATGATCGTCACCCGCGCCCTCCTCCCCAACCTCCGCGCCGGCCGCGCCAGGAAGATCATCAACATCAGCTCCATCATGGGCAGCCTCACCGACGCCGCCAGCAAGCCCGACGCTAAGAGCTACGCCTACCGCGCCAGCAAGTCCTGCCTCAACATGCTCACGATCTGCCTCGCAAACGAGCTCCGCAAGGACGGCTTCGCCTGCGCCGCCCTCCACCCCGGCTGGGTCCAGACCGACATGGGCGGCCAAGGCGCCCACCTCTCCCCCGAAGAATCCGTCCGCGGCCTCCTCCGCGTCATCGACTCCCTCACCGTCGCCCACACCGGCGCCTACCTCGACCACACCGGCCGCCGCATGGACTGGTGA
- the aspS gene encoding aspartate--tRNA ligase: MLLRSHTCGQLRDEHAGQTVTLNGWVHAYRDHGNLVFIDLRDRFGITQVVFEKESMAPAVLELGSKLRNEDVVAIKGSVRKRAGTPNNKIPTGTIEVVASELELLNKTDNPPFLPDEGSGQKLANEELRLTYRYVDLRRPQMQKVLATRHKLYQVTRKYFDENGFLEIETPILYKSTPEGAREFLVPSRHVPGTFYALPQSPQLFKQILMVSGCDRYMQICRCFRDEDPRADRQAEFTQIDLEMSFVRREQVMQMMEGFIRRLWKEMANVDVPPMQRMTYREAMERFGIDRPDTRYGLEIRDISTIAAKMDLGFFKETLAKGQDAPKYSSRRGVVKAILVPGGAEKLSRKMTDGYTPFVAGFGAGGVAVVKMNAAGAFETGIAKFAEPVKAELVEALGIKPGDAVLFVADTYNVATKALGELRQKVARDMGLVPKPGAEGGPWNFLWVVDFPMFERDKQTGRWVAMHHPFTSPNDDQLEAFVKADVNDEDTIASIVSAGYDIVLNGQEIAGGSIRIHNQEVQSKVFQLLGLTPESAREKFSFLLEALRYGAPPHGGVAFGLDRLVMNFVGTDNIRDVIAFPKTQTGADLMTKAPSFVPPDQLREVHVASIATAPANKA, encoded by the coding sequence ATGCTCCTCCGCTCCCACACCTGCGGCCAGCTCCGCGATGAACACGCCGGCCAGACCGTCACCCTCAACGGCTGGGTCCACGCCTACCGCGACCACGGCAACCTCGTCTTCATCGACCTCCGCGACCGCTTCGGCATCACGCAGGTCGTCTTCGAAAAAGAGTCCATGGCCCCCGCCGTGCTCGAGCTCGGCAGCAAGCTCCGCAACGAGGACGTCGTCGCCATCAAGGGCAGCGTCCGCAAGCGCGCCGGCACCCCCAACAACAAGATCCCAACCGGCACCATCGAGGTCGTCGCCAGCGAGCTCGAGCTCCTCAACAAGACCGACAACCCGCCCTTCCTCCCTGACGAAGGCTCGGGCCAGAAGCTCGCCAACGAGGAGCTCCGCCTCACCTACCGCTACGTGGACCTCCGCCGCCCCCAGATGCAGAAGGTCCTCGCCACCCGCCACAAGCTCTACCAGGTCACCCGCAAGTACTTCGACGAGAACGGCTTCCTCGAGATCGAGACGCCCATCCTCTACAAGTCCACCCCCGAGGGCGCCCGCGAGTTCCTCGTGCCCTCCCGCCACGTCCCCGGCACCTTCTACGCCCTGCCCCAGTCCCCCCAGCTCTTCAAGCAGATCCTCATGGTCAGCGGCTGCGACCGCTACATGCAGATCTGCCGCTGCTTCCGCGACGAGGACCCCCGCGCCGACCGCCAGGCCGAGTTCACGCAGATCGACCTGGAGATGTCCTTCGTCCGCCGCGAGCAGGTCATGCAGATGATGGAGGGCTTCATCCGCCGCCTCTGGAAGGAGATGGCCAACGTCGATGTGCCCCCCATGCAGCGCATGACCTACCGCGAGGCCATGGAGCGCTTCGGCATCGACCGCCCCGACACCCGCTACGGCCTCGAGATCCGCGACATCTCGACCATCGCCGCCAAGATGGACCTGGGCTTTTTCAAGGAGACCCTCGCCAAGGGTCAGGACGCCCCCAAGTACTCAAGCCGCCGCGGCGTCGTCAAGGCCATCCTCGTCCCCGGCGGCGCCGAGAAGCTCTCCCGCAAGATGACCGACGGCTACACGCCCTTCGTCGCCGGCTTTGGCGCGGGCGGCGTCGCCGTCGTCAAGATGAACGCCGCCGGAGCCTTCGAGACCGGTATCGCCAAGTTCGCCGAGCCAGTGAAAGCCGAGCTCGTCGAAGCCCTCGGCATCAAGCCCGGCGACGCCGTGCTCTTCGTCGCCGATACCTACAACGTCGCCACCAAGGCACTCGGCGAGCTCCGCCAGAAGGTCGCCCGCGACATGGGCCTCGTGCCCAAGCCCGGCGCCGAGGGCGGCCCGTGGAACTTCCTCTGGGTCGTTGACTTCCCCATGTTCGAGCGCGACAAGCAAACCGGCCGCTGGGTCGCCATGCACCACCCCTTCACCAGCCCCAACGACGATCAGCTCGAGGCCTTCGTCAAGGCGGACGTCAACGACGAGGACACCATCGCCTCCATCGTCTCCGCCGGCTACGACATCGTCCTCAACGGCCAGGAAATCGCCGGCGGCTCCATCCGCATCCACAACCAGGAAGTCCAGTCCAAGGTCTTCCAGCTCCTGGGCCTCACCCCCGAGTCCGCCCGCGAGAAGTTCTCCTTCCTCCTCGAGGCCCTCCGCTACGGCGCTCCCCCGCACGGCGGCGTCGCCTTCGGCCTCGACCGCCTCGTCATGAACTTCGTCGGCACCGACAACATCCGCGACGTCATCGCCTTCCCCAAGACCCAGACCGGCGCCGACCTCATGACCAAGGCCCCCAGCTTCGTCCCCCCCGACCAGCTGAGGGAGGTCCACGTCGCCAGCATCGCAACCGCCCCCGCGAACAAGGCGTAA
- a CDS encoding small multi-drug export protein translates to MTKAATDQPRTDAVDLLSEESRFGDSLKRDHPALWWTTLVGPFALTGAALVVLGLHRGYEWMLQLIGTAAVTFFGLGRFVILLGKDGGGIHPEDAAEQAERARFSFFTAMELFGLVTWMDVCAGVLLVCHAGFLFKIPKLGPALLKVRGEGEFFMRYQPWIRRFTFAGLTLFVMIPVAATGSVGAAIIGRLLGMTRKATLLAILAGTLIGNGLIYLLGRHLVRHIPFFDPSNPLNLLAGVGVILLIVLLLGWRYKKLKARYTASGDLRKAA, encoded by the coding sequence GTGACGAAGGCAGCGACGGACCAGCCACGCACGGATGCAGTGGACCTTCTGAGCGAAGAGTCCCGCTTCGGCGACAGCCTCAAGCGCGACCACCCAGCCCTCTGGTGGACCACCCTCGTCGGCCCCTTCGCCCTCACCGGCGCCGCCCTCGTCGTCCTCGGCCTCCACCGGGGCTACGAGTGGATGCTCCAGCTCATCGGCACCGCCGCCGTCACCTTCTTCGGCCTGGGCCGCTTCGTCATCCTCCTTGGCAAGGACGGCGGCGGCATCCACCCCGAAGACGCCGCCGAGCAGGCCGAGCGCGCCCGCTTCTCCTTCTTCACCGCCATGGAGCTCTTCGGCCTCGTCACATGGATGGACGTCTGCGCGGGCGTCCTCCTGGTCTGCCACGCCGGCTTCCTTTTCAAGATTCCCAAGCTCGGCCCCGCCCTGCTCAAAGTCCGCGGCGAGGGCGAGTTCTTCATGCGCTACCAGCCCTGGATCCGCCGCTTCACCTTCGCCGGCCTCACCCTCTTCGTCATGATCCCCGTCGCCGCCACCGGCTCCGTCGGCGCCGCCATCATCGGCCGCCTCCTGGGCATGACCCGCAAGGCCACCCTCCTCGCCATCCTCGCCGGCACCCTCATCGGCAACGGCCTTATCTACCTCCTCGGCCGTCACCTCGTCCGACACATCCCCTTCTTTGACCCCAGCAACCCGCTCAACCTCCTTGCGGGCGTCGGCGTCATCCTCCTCATCGTGCTGCTGCTCGGCTGGCGCTACAAGAAGCTCAAGGCCCGCTACACCGCCTCCGGCGACCTCCGCAAGGCCGCGTAA